ggggaggagaaCAGTTAAATTTTACCTGCTTAGGCTATGCCTAGTAGAGTAGAAGAGTTGGGAGGAGTtggaatttattattttcctactaaggcatcgcctagcagaggagtcagggGATGAAGAGGtggaagttttattttcctgctaaagtATCGCCTAGCAAAGGAGTCGGAGGGGGAGGAGGtggaagttttattttcctgctgagGCGTCGCTTAGCAGagaagttagagggtgagggttgAGAATTAAAATTACCCTTCTAAGGCATcacttagcagaggagtcagagggtgaggacggagaattaaaattttccAGCTAAGGCATCGCTTATCAGAAGAGTCAGAGGGTGAGGGCGGATAACtaaaattttcctgctaaggcatcgcctagcagaggagtcagagggtgagggaggaaaattaaaatttgcctcctaaggtatcgcctagcagatgagttagagggtgagggtggagaattttattttcctgctgaggtattgcctagcagaggagttaaaggATGAGGGAGAAATACataaaattttcctactaaggcatcgcctagtagaggagcagagtggaggagagACATAAAATTTTTCctactaagacatcgcctaTTAGAGCAGAGTgcaggaaaaaaattaaatttttcctactaaggcatcgcctagtagagtaGCAAagtggaggagaaaaatttaatttttctactatgaaatcgcctagtagaggagtagaTGTGAGgaaattgaaattaaattttacctacttggacatcgcctagtagaggagcagaggtgatgagaatgagattaaattttacctacttatgCTGAGCATAGTAAGGTGAGGagattgaaattaaattttacctaattGGGCTgaacctagtagaggagcagaggagATTGagattaaattttacctacttgggATGAGCCTAGTAGAAGAGCAGAGGTGAGGAGAATGTGATTGAATTTTAACTACTTGGGCTGAGCCTAGTAGAGTAGCATATGTGAGGAGATTGagattaaattttacctacttgggcTGAGCCTAGTCGAGGAGCAGAGGTGAGGACAATAagattaaattttacctacttaggcTGAGCCTAGTAGAGGATCAGAGGCGATgaaattgaaattaaattttacctacttggcctgagcctagtagaggagcagagatgAGGAGATTGagattaaattttacctacttagctgagcctagtagaggagcagatgTGAGGAgattgaaattaatttttacGTACTTCGGTTGGGCTTAGTAGAGGAAAAGAGGTGGATAGTTGAAAATTGAATTTTACCTACTGGGTctgagcctagtagaggagaagaggtgGGGTCTGAGCCTATCAGGGAAGAAATTGAATCTTCACCTACTGCGCGAGGGCATACTATGTTAGAAcaattttcataattatttaGTTTGTCGATAACGAACAATGTTTACTGTTGCaaaaattacggggatcgacctgcccaCTCAGGTCGCAGGGGTCGAGGGGGCAGAGCCACCTCGTGGGGGCTTGGGGGCGACGGAATATCTCCATTGTATCATATTCGAAATAAAATTCTCAACGTACTGGTCGAGGATGTGCATGCAGATAGGTGAGGCTGGTGCAGCGGGGCTATGCTTGGCAAGGCTGGTGCATGGGCGAGGCGAGAGAGCTTGAGGCGTGCGGACATGAAAGCGAGGGCATGTAGGTGGTGGGCATGTGGTTGGGGTTTTGCTTGGCGGGGCTGGTGCATGGATGAGGCGAGAGAGCTTGAGGCGTGCGGGTGTGAAGGCGAGGAAGGGCGAGGGCTTGCGGGGAGAGGCAAGGGCGTCCAGGCGAGCGCACATGCTATGCTGGCAGGGGTGAGGGTGTGCGGCTGTGGGCGAGATGGCGAGAGGACGCTGCATGGGCGAGGCTAGGGCCGGTGCACCGTGCAATCGAAGGCGAGGGGGCGTGAGCAAGGCTGCGCACAAGGAGCGTAGGCGAGGCTGGGCGAGGGACGAGTGTGCGATGTAGGCGAGATTGGGCGAGGGGCGAAGCGCTGTGTGGGCGAGATGGGGTGAGGCGCTGGGTGAGATTGTTGGAGGCAGGGCGAGGGGCGAGGAGGACGTGCTGGCAAAGGTGGGCTTGGCGGCAGGCCGGGGCGTGGGTGAGCACCCAGGGCAGCAGGGCGAGACGATGTGCAGCAATGGGTGAGGGCATGCGGCTGTGGACGAGGTGGCTAGGCGGCAAGCGCGAGCAAGGGTGAGCGCCCATGGCAGCAGGGCGAAACGGCTAGGGCTGATGCGACGTAGGCGAGGGAAAGTCGGTGAATGAAGTACGTCAAAAGCTCTGTGTTGAGGAAATTTGAATGAAGAGGGGACCTCTATTCATAGGAGAAGCCCGGACCATATCTGGCACTTCagaattaaaatatgatttaatttgatTCCAAGTTTTTGGATACTAATGAACGACTTGAGGAGAATACACGACTCATATGTTGTAAACCGAGGACAACACAATtaatcgaacttcgaacctacgattcagttcgacttggGAGGGgaagactggtgataccccgggAATGGACACATCGAGATCAGGCCCAAACTCCCGCCCCATCCCTAACACAGGTGGAGGGCCCATGACAGGCCCATgtcttctcctataaataccaggtttgagtgtttaATTCAgacattcactatattgttttttcagcagcacccttagctgctctcccCTTATATCTTCaatctctgacttgagcgtcagaTGGGCTACGCCGAGACACCCTCacggcccccttctaacgatcttctttgtgatttcaggctcatgGCAAATTCGAAGTCTGCGTCTGTACTAGTGTCACTTGCTGAATCGGACCCTAAAAATTCTCAGTGAGTATCAAATAGATATAACACCATTTGTGATCAATTGTCGTACTGTATTGTGTCTTCAACTAATATGTCGAAATTTACAATTGTACATGTTGTTTTGTGTCCTTGCAATTGCCGACTGACTATTGCAATGTATCATTATTATAGGCACTGAACTTGTCCAACAAAGAATATCCTCTAGAAAGTTGTGAAGTCATTCTGCTGTTTTATCTATTgctataaattcaaatttatttgTGGATCTAGCGATGCGGATTTGTTTTAATGGCCTCCAAGAAATTGCGCCACCACCAATGCTAAAAACATAGCCACCAGTGGATTTGGAGTGTTTGGTGTTAGAAATCCAATTAACATCGTTATATCCTTCTAGCAATGTATGTTATTTTGTATAATGTAGTCTATACTCTAAGGTGTGCCTTAAATATCTAAGCACCCTCGTCAAAACCTTCAAATAAGCATCACTAGGATTGCTAGTGCATCGACTCAACATATTCATCGTACAGACTTTTGTCAAATTTCTCATTCTACTGTTTGCATATTTGTTTAAGTCCATAAAGAGATTTAACAATCCGACACATTTTTCCTTCTTGACCTTGAATAATGTAATCTTCAGGTTGTtccatatttttctttttcaagttCATTATTTAATAATGCAGTTAACATCCATTTAGTGTATTTCAATGTTATGCAAAAATGCAATTGCAATTAGTACCCGAAATTGAAGTTATTTTCTAAATTGGTGaatatgtataaaaaaaaattcaagccTTATCTATGGCCTTTACTCACCAGTTTAGCCctgtattttcataatttccatCTAATTTGTATTTTCTTTTTAGGATCCATTTGCACTCTAAAAAATTTGGTACATTGTGAAAGATCCACTAGTTCCCAAGTATAGTTTTGCGCAATGTAATATATTTATGTATTGATAGCTTCTTTCCAGTAAAGTGCTTCAGGGCTCAACTTCGAGCTCAGATCAAAATATTCGAAAATGTTCTTGCGCTATTCGAAGATAAATGTcagaaataatatttatttaatggaCAATCATATTTTTTAACTAAAAATATTGAAGCTCGCAAGCAAACAAATTACGAATTATCGAACaatataatttgaatttaaaatcaactcaaaaaaatttaaaaaaattttaaatttaattcgaATTCGATATACTCgaatacaaatcaaatatttgaaaaaaaaacacGGCCTGAGTGTGCATCCCTACATCCGAGAATGGAGTCATAATTAAAATCTTGTGTCGCTGCTCTCTAACTGAAACCGAACCCTAAAAGCCCTTCACTTCACCACTCAACGAAAAGATGAGCGGGTATATGAGCCGATTGTTCCCAAGATCCAATTCCAGCTTCCTCTTGCGCAGCGGGAATGCCCTGCATGCCAAAGTTGTGCGCTTGAGGGATGAAACCTACATCATCGATGCCGGGTTGGGCCCGCCAAGAATATGCACCGGCAACGAGCTGACCGGAGCTCCAAAATCCCCCGAGAAAACCAGTTTCTCGAACCGGGTCGGGTTTCTCAACCCGTCTTCCGGTAATTCCGAAGTGAAGATGCAGATGCTGGAGCGCTGCTTCATCGATTTAGTGACGGGAGATCCTCGGACGAAGGAGCGAGCCGCCGTCCGATTCAGCGAGGCGATGGGGCAGGACGATTCCGTGGAGGGCGAGGAAAAGCTCCTCCTGCCGCGGAAGTTCCGGAAGTACAGAGCGTGGATGGAGATGAAGAAAATACATCAGAAAAATGGTCGGGTGAAAGGATTCGTTGCGGAGAAAGTGAAGGGAGGATATTCCGTGGGGATTGCGGGCTATCTCGCGTTTCTTCCTAATCGTCCTTATTTTGTTGGCCAGAactctggtgatcgatactacaTTGAGAGCATCAACCCCAACAACATTGTGGTTGTCAGGGCTTGATGAGCTAGCCATTTTCATTGCAAATTGCCCCTTTTGTTTAAAGTTAGAATTACAACTGATCTCTATTTTTCTTGATCCTGGACTTTATTATAATGGCTAGATTATGTTCTTTTCTTGGCTGAACTGATTCTCTGTTTTCGGTTTTCTCGAATTTTTTATATTCCTTGTGATGAAATAAAAAGCTTTTATTGTTCTAAATGATGTTCCAATATGTTTTCAATGGCCTAACTCTTTCCCATTTACTGGTTGATCAGGCTTACCTCAACCGAGCACGCTGTGTTTCATGTTTGATTGCTTTGATTGATTCTAATCTAAGCATTTAATCCAAGTtcattcttgattttttttttttacatatttcAAAAGCAGAAAAAGGTGTTTCATGATGCTGATGTTAGCTGGTTCGTTTCTTACATAGAGTGATCACCGTTGGACATTTGATGATGTGGTTTTTACTTTGAAGGACGATTTGGCCGAAAGAGTAGACTCTGGAGTTGGCTGAACTTTACCAAAAACTGAAATCTTGGACTTGCTTTAGAATGATATGTTTGTGTCATGTCATGTGATCTCCCATCTGGTGAAATATGGTCTTGTAAAATCTGGTTTATGTTTAGGTGGGTTTTGATGAGACGAGCGGGCAGTTGCGTTGATAAATATGGGTAAAttatctctcttttttttttctttcaaaactaGAGCCTCTAATTGTTTGCAAAGACGGACGGACCTATTCGTGCAAATCTCCCCTGTTCAATttgtttttgtaaaaaaaagatGTTCAAAAGATTTGGAgatctttcttgaaaatttagtGGAGATTTGGCAATGAAAATTGAAAGGGCTTCTTGTTCTTATGATAAGTTTGGAAAGGCCAAACAAAATCTGTCATATCTCAAGCCAATGGAGTGCCCATCTGCCATCAGTGATGGCATCAATTACCTATCCAATGTGTCATCCAAACGTTCAGGAACAACAAGTTTGTGATGAGATCTTGGGTTTTAGATCCTATTGTAACAACCCTGTGATCATCAAAATACACGACATTTTCTTGGCACGCAAATGACTGTGCAAACGCTAGACATCAAGACTGGTTATTGACAAAGTCTCAAAATCATTTTCTTGGCACCCAAATGTTTAAATAGATGCATACAAATTATccaaaaaaatacatatattctAAGCCAAACCTTGGGATCCTGAGTTCTCTGTGTTAAGGCACCGTTTGAAGTCAAAGATATGATAATattatcataaataatttaatatgaaaaaacaaatatagttaatataatatttgatttgattgataaataataatttgcttgatttaatcaatcaaatcgGATATAAGATGAAAAAGTATCATTTTGttcttttaataattttaaaaaactaataatattatttattaagagtaatattataatttatttggttgatgtaaaataaataattaatagatGAATAAATAATTAGACAATGAAAAAATTAGATATGATACATAAATTATCAATTGATCAATAATATGTCACTTGAAACAGTGTCAGGTTATTAAAAACTCGTTAATATTCTTCTTATTTCGAACTCTTGATCAAGGATCatacaaataaaatttatattttattgaacCCAAATCTATTCAGAATCGAAATTCTTAAATGTTTGAAGGGAGTAAAATTGTGAATCATTCATTTGATGTGCTATGACAGAAGATAGGATAGGGAGGGTAGCTTATATTGCCAGCGAATGAGCTGTGTTCTTAACCAAATTTGGCTACTGAGTTAATTGAATGGAGAATTCGTCCTCTCAGCACATCTCATGCTTGTacatttttataattgttttgtTGCTTCGTCTTATTAATTTATCTCCCTTTTGAAATACAAAAATTTTCGAGTAATATTTATCGATCTCACTTTTTATTTCCTTATGTTTTtgagtaatatttatttaattagtaattataaaatttaaaacctaaaaaaatattcaatatgCGTCGGATATAATTTTATCGCCCGACACCAGGCCGTCAAATTTGGGTACAAACCCGAACCttacattttaagaaaaaaaataccTGATCAAATACCCAATATTCGAACCCAAACATCCACCCATATCTACATGTGCAAAAAATCTTTATAGCAAttatacatgtcaaaacgggcTGACGGGACGGGCCAGCACGCAAACCGCCATTTTGGCGGGCCTCTAAATGGCCAACCTAGCCCAACCCACCTTGGGTCGCGGGTTAGGCGGGCCAACCCGCTTACtaaacaatattaaaataaacatagaagaaaaatatatttcagtcaaataatttcataaaaaacttaaaaatattgaaataagacattgaaagcatacaacaatcaacataatccataaaaaaaataaaatgtttattctaattcacacaagatttcatcgtacacatgtactaaaaattaattcatgtaATATCATCAACCGTAAATACAATGAAACTTTTAAATgtgaatttcaaatcttttttagTATATACTTTCTCCAGTTTCTTAAGGGTTTGTCatcacaagaaaacaaaaattaacgATCTTAAGGGTTTGTCCGCACAAGGCACCTAGCTCTTACCAtccacattttcttaaaaagtgagAAACATTAGAAGATAACACAAAGTCGAGAAAACAGACGGTTGTAAATTTCAGAAAATATTATGTGTTcaacaatacacataattacTTTATTGACTATATTATTTCGATAATTCTAGATTAATTCTagttaaacattaaaaaaaaaggagGAGATTGGAGAGTATaacatcttcaaaaaaaaaatagaagcataGAGATTTTACCAGATTGATTGAAGTTAGGCACATGAGAAAAAATAAGTAAGAAAtaggaatttttatataaaacttaaaaacataaaattcgaccctaatttggcgggccaacccgcaacccaaacgggctcaaccCGTTTGGCCCGCCACCTAAACGGGCTCAACCCGTTTGGCCCGCCTCCAAACAGGctactattttatcaacccaacccgCTCAATTTTTATGGCGGGGCGGGCCGGCCCGACGGGCTTGACCCAATTTGACAAGcctaatagcaatacaaaaataaaaatttatcatgATACTAAAATTATAGCAAACATTTAATAttcttaatttatattaaatatccaACCCTTATGTTATACTAGCTACTTTACACATGCGGTGCGTGTGTAcagtttttttataattatctatgaactaaagtgaaatttgaaaaattatttagGGACTAAAGTGCTATTTGAATTAGGGATGTCAATGGGTTCGGGTTTTACCAAGACCCGCAATGGACCCATCCCGTATGGGGCGGGTTTGGACATACTAAACGGGTCATGGGGCGGGTTTCGGGTCCAATTTTTCAGACCCGTTTGGATATGGGTCGGGTCATGGGTTCTATAATACCCGCCCCATATATGTGGATATAAATTGATGTGCTCGCGAGATGATTGTGAGGTGAGGTGGAAGGTAAATAAATCACAGTTTGTTTTGTTATTgtactttcattttaatttttttactgtactttttctctttaaattacattttttacGGTTTTAAATTactgttttattttttcaatgtacTTTCTCTCTTTAATTTTTTAGGTAATTCTTCAAGTAATTTACCAACTTGTCACATCATTCTCGATGAAGAGGAAGATGATCCTGAAGAATGTGTATGAAGATTGCTTACTCGCTGATTTTACATTGATCTGTTTAAGTTTTGTTATGAATTATTTTTGAGGATGCCGATACTTTTTTTTTGAGAGATAATAACTCTTTTTTTTATGCAACACATTATGTCATGAAAAtactttgtttgttattattaagtgtggtcGAAGACATGAATTAGTTTTCTATTGTGTTGTATTTAGAGGCTTGTTTGTTTCATAATTCAGTCATGTGATAAAAGATTActgttttcatttaaaaaaaattcgggtCTCACGGGTCTCGCGGGTCTACTCGGTCCCATTTCGTATACGGGGTGAGGTAGGTCCGAAGAATATTTAACCGGGGTGGGACGGGTAATGGGTCAAAGTTTTCTTCACGGGACGAGTCTTGGGTTTAGCCATACCCGCCCCATTGACATCTCTAATTTGAAtcgtaattttaaaaaaaacaaaaatgttttttgaaattaaaaaaaaataaaaacaaaaatgcaattttgatataaaatgagGGCAAAATTGAGAAAACAAAAAACAGACCAATTTTTTTGTCTCTATTAGAGATATTCTTAACAACACTAATAGATATCTCACACTTACCAAGATGACGAGTTCCAATCTCCGGCCAATTGGAAGATCTGATAACATGTTTATTGGAATCCAAATCTAAATTCAAGTCAGAAAGATCAATTTTTTCGTATCTTTAATCATGCTTTTCACAAGTTCAGAATGCTAGAGATTGTCTCGTCTTTTAGGAATAAAAACCTCCTTTTTATCTCGGATCCTTCTCCTCCTCCTCGTGAAATCCAATGGGATCGATAGAGACCATGTATCATCCATAAGATCCCGAGTGATCCCATTAGGATTTTCTATTCCCCATCAAaatcgtacttgaaaatttccTTTCATCTGGCTCAAGTAAGTACACCAAATAAAAATCGAGTTCTCACTTTCAAATTATAGAAAACCCAAAAACCAGGATTAATTGAAAGTTCGATAACATTGACCCCACCTTAACCAACCTTAGTTTAGCAACGATAAATCATAATTTGCGTCAGAATTCAACACCCCaccatatataaaaaaaaaaccataaaacaaaataaaaaccgGTTTCATTCTTgggaaaatttataaataaatatttctaCTGTAGTTAAAATGACGGAAATATGCAATATCTAGATGAAATAATAAGAAACAAAATCATCACAAATTCATGTGCATTACGAGTTAGGCCAAGGGTTTGAAGGATTCTAAATATTATCCCATCGACAATGGAAATGTGGAGTTTCATACAATAACAGCAATCAGCATTCATCAAGTTTGAAGATATGATATCTATAAATTGAGGGCGAACTGCAGGTTACCCGCTTTTATATTAGTATGATGCTTCACGAATAAACTTACGAAGATATTCTgctcaaaactcaaaaaaaaaaatgacaagGAACTGGTCATCGAATGTCACGGTTAACCTGATAATATCATCTCCTAGGCGAACGACAATGCAGACCAGATTTAACATTCATGGCATGTAGCAGCGCCAAGTCAAGGACAGAAGGTTGACACATAGTTTGTAGCTAGAATGATCTTAAATATCCCTCTCCAAGCAACAGCACAAAAACATATTTACCAAACTAAGATTAAGTGGTGCCTATCCGGGTTGCAATCCCAATCGTTTTGCATGATTGAATTCCCAATGTAGCACAACCTCTTGCATATTACAACACGCAATTCTACTGTGTAGTTGCATTGATCACCTTCAGCAACTGACTGAAAGAAAATTGTTTCCACTAGATAGAACTGCATCATTTCTGGAGAGAATTGGTATCGTTTTATGAAACCAGCCTAGCCGAGGACTTATATTGATGTTTGTCTACTTATCCATCATGTTCTCACCAGATTGCTTTCAAGTGCTCCTCCATTTATATCATTTTCTTGCATATCCACATCAGCTTCTATATTTAAATCGTTCTGTATTTGCTTATTCCCATCCTGTTTCACATACGTTTCTGGACTTGATACATCATTTGAGTTGCCATCAGGTAGAATAGTCCTTCTCAGCCCCATTTGCCAAACCATGAATATCTATATCCATTGACACGCATAGAAACTTCTGAATCCAGTAGGCCATTTTCTTCTTGCGCATTAATATCCACAAAGTCTTGCTCTGGGGGGTTGGCAGGGAAATTGATTTAACTGGTGACTCATCAATCGTTCCTGGTGAAATCAAATAAGGGGTTAATAAGGAATTGATAAAAAAGTTAGAAATAcacagttttttaaaaaattattaataaagtTTCGAATGACTGCCGTGAGATTGTCGCAGCATGTCTCACAATATGGGGTGGCAATGAGTTTGATTCCATATGAGTGCACAGAATACTCCATATAGCTCACATGTTACTGCCCACGAAAGCTTATGTCAGAGGTAACTAAAACAGTGGGCAATCGTAACCAGGGTATGTGCCAGGGTCGTAAAGTATAGGTTAAAGATGTAAGAACTGAGGGGAACATCCAGGTGAAAAAGGGGAAAAGAAAGCGCACACAGATTGTAATAGTTTTGTTTCTTGGACTCCCTACTGTAAGTTGTACGGTTAAACATAGGATAAAAGTGGCTATCACACTTCTAAGTTACAATGTCAATAGTAAAGAATAAATGATATACATGCTATGAGGAAAAAGGCACCAAACAACGTAATCTAGAACTGAGGTAAAGAGGACAGTACCTGATAGACATGATGTATCTTGTAATTTACAATGTTGGCCATCTCTTCGATTCCACCAACAAGCTGGGCTGGACCTGTTTCTTCAACATGACGATCATTGAATGCACCGACCTCGCTTAGGTTCAATGCAAGAAGATCaggcctctgaagaagaagctGAAATGTAGGCTGCAATTCATAACATTGTTCAAACAGCAAACGTCGGCAGAAAACATAAAGCCCCAATCGAGCGCGTGACATTGCGACAACCAATCTTCTCACATCACGAAGATGGCCCACAAAGCGAGTACGAACAAGAGATAACAAGATAAAATCATTTTGCTGTCCTTGAAATTTGTCGACGGTGGTTACCTACAGTATAAAAATGTGATCATGAGCGATAATTAACAAAAATTACAACCAAGAGCAGATTGCAAGAGAATGCAGAGTGACAAGGACCCCGATCATCCATCAGTTGAATGCTAATATGGCTAAATCTCCCAGATTCCGCGTTGTTTAAATTTAGCATCAGCTTACTGCTTAAAGACAATCCCCATCCCATATTAAGTTCAAACAAGTGGTTGAGAATTAGAATATATTCACAATACGAGTCGACTGATAACATTTTGCATCGAAAAGGGGAATGCTTCTAACTGCAGATATATTCTAAACAGACAcaacaatgaaataaattattgttAAAAAACTGAAAATATAGTGAATACGTTGGAAGATTGTATAAATAATATCTTCTAGATCTTTAattgatattatgtttttaGATTGATATAGGAACATATTTGATTTCCTTAAATAAGAGGTGGATTGTTAGGATTAAGATCTAGGGTTTCCATTGCAAATAATTTAGTAAGTTGTATAAATACCATGTGGCTATTGGAAAATAATACAAGAAATTATTCTCTGATTTTTGACATGATATCAGAGCCAGCTTTTTTCTAAATTCACCTTTTTTTCTACCCGATAGCTCTATCATTCTCTTCATTCCTTAATCATGTCTGATTCTGAAGCTTAAAAAAAAACTGTAGTTGTGAAGCAACCTGTCAAATCGGAGGATGTAAATCTCAATTCAACGACTGGCGACTTGCAAAACATTCGGACGAACTATCGTTTGGATGGAAAGAACTACTTGAAATTGTCCCAATTTGTGCGTACTTATTTGAAGGGAAAAGGAAAA
This sequence is a window from Primulina tabacum isolate GXHZ01 chromosome 17, ASM2559414v2, whole genome shotgun sequence. Protein-coding genes within it:
- the LOC142531836 gene encoding small ribosomal subunit protein bS1m-like → MSGYMSRLFPRSNSSFLLRSGNALHAKVVRLRDETYIIDAGLGPPRICTGNELTGAPKSPEKTSFSNRVGFLNPSSGNSEVKMQMLERCFIDLVTGDPRTKERAAVRFSEAMGQDDSVEGEEKLLLPRKFRKYRAWMEMKKIHQKNGRVKGFVAEKVKGGYSVGIAGYLAFLPNRPYFVGQNSGDRYYIESINPNNIVVVRA